A segment of the Salvelinus namaycush isolate Seneca chromosome 3, SaNama_1.0, whole genome shotgun sequence genome:
aagaggcactgagtttgaaggtaggccttgaaatacatccataggtacacctccaattgactcaaattatgtcaattagcctatcagaagcttctaaaaccatcacatcattttctggaattttccaagctgtttaaaggcacagtcaacttagtgtatgtaaacttctgacccactggaattgtgatagtgaattataagtgaaataatctgtctgtaaacaattgttgaaaaaatggacttgtgtcatgcacaaagtagatgtcctaaccgacttgccaaaactatagtttgtttacaagaaatttgtgtagtggttgaaaaactagttttaatgactccaacctaagtgtatgtaaacttccgacttcaactgtatatggaaacctgctcgtcgaacatctcattccaaaatcatggacattaatatggagttggtcccctctttgctgctataacagcctccactcttctgcgaaggctttcaactagatgttggaacataacTGCGGggattcagccacaagagcattagtgaggtcgggcactgatgttgggcgattaggcctggcttgcagttggcgttccatgtgccttttactgaggagtggtttccgtctggcaactctaccataaaggcctgattggtggagtgctgcagagatggttgtccttttgggaggttttcccatctccacagaggaactctggagcttggtcagagtcaccatcgggttcttggtcacctccctgaccaagacccttcttccccgattgctcagtttggccaggcaaccagctctaggaagagtcttggtggttccaaacttcttccatttaagaatgatggaggacactgtgttcttggggaccttcaatgatgcagacattttttggtacccttcctcaggtctctgcctcgacataatcctgtcttgaagctctacagacaattccttcgacctcatggcttagtttttgctctgacatgcattgtcaactgtgggaccttatatagacaggtgtgtgcctttccaaattatgtccaattaattaaatttaccacttgtggactccaatcaagttgtataaacatctcaaggatgatcaatggaaacaggatgcacctgaactcaattttgagtctcatagtaaagggtctgaatacttatgtaaataaggtactttACTTTATtctttttaaaacatttgcaaaaaattctaaaatagGCATTTTAGCATCATAGATTTAGCCTGTGGTAACCaatctgtcacgaatcccgcttcctgagtctgtttttgcctgtgttctgtcctggagtgttttttccggtgtcctggaacgcaccctgtctggttgccgggcgacgtagctagttggaagatctctgagtccccgcacctgtatcccatcagctatctgcacacctggtcctgatcatcacccctccacttcataagcactgacctgacatccattcactgccggatcgttagccatgaacagtaggttgtgccagcgtatcagcctccagtttgatagagtttgttttgttgttttgtacgtcttgcttgccttgaattTACCtcagtttgttctgtctacagtcattcacccggaacactcaccccattcctgcctggtcgtcggtggcttctgttactcccttggatctgcctattcactcccatcaactcacctccactgcccgctccgccacctggatctttctaccacTACGTTtacacttgtaaataaatactcaccttcgtcctactctccttgtcctagtctgcttctgggttcaattgtagaagaagcgtgacacaatcagcattcaggactagaACCCCCCattgtataattaagcaataaggcaagAGGGGGTGTGGTACATTGCCAATATTATTTTTctgttattatattttttttttcttctcccaaGTGTCacatcggtctaaggcactgcatctcagtgcaagaggcgtcactgcagtccctggttcgaatccaggctgcatcacatccagccgtgattggcccagcgtcgtccgggtttggccggggtaggccgtcaatgtaaataataatttgttcttaactgacttgtttagttatataaaggttaaattataaaatatataataatgaaatataccacagctaaggactGTTCATTATGCTTGCCGCAACGCGGAgtccctggatacagcccttagtagtggcatattggccatatcacaaacccccgaggtgccttattgctattataaactgattaccaacgtagagcagtacaaataaatgttttgtcatacccgtggtatatggtctgatataccacagctgtcagctttcagggctggaaccacccatTTATAATGCGGTTTTGATCCTCTTGAACAAGGCCAATATTTGCGAGCAATGCATTGCTTTGCGCTCTACCATGagaaaaatatttgtatttgtgcAAACAGAGATGTGCAAGCAAGGAGAGGGAGACTTGGACAATAGCTTCCAAAAAAGTTTTACAATGGGCAAAAAAGCTTGCTAACTAGCCATAAAAGAAAGACATTTAAACTTACCCACCATGACAAGTAACAGCTTCACTTCGTTGGTGGACATTGCGCAAGTGGTAACCTGGTAACGCACTTCGCGATTGACAGGTGGTTGCGCCAGACCACACGCCCATGTGAGCTGTAACCAACCAGAATAGAGTAGCCTATACTGGTCTATTAAAACCTAATCAATCTGATTGGTTAGAAGACACAGGTTCCACTTCCAagagctccttctctctctctctctctctcttctctctctctctctctctctctctctctctctcaattaaattaaatgCAAAGGGTTTTATTTGCATGGGAATCGTATTTTTACATTGCCCAAGCAAGTGAAATGGACAATAAACAAAATaatcaataaaaaataaacattacactcacaaacgtTCCAAAAGAAAAGGgacatttctctctttctccctccctccttgcaAATCGCTGTTTGCACCTCTACACATATTTTTGTCATGGTAGAAAGCACTTTACCTACATATGTTCTTCTCTTTTGTGTAATGTAACTCTCAAGTATTAAATCCTCAACGAAGCATTAGCGTTCTTGGATGCAACGGAAAGACTTCCACGGTCGTAACGTTAAAAGACAAAACGACAGGCACATGCAAGAGTATCAGACTCACAGGActaaaatgaaagcaatcaatcTATCAAGGTTTAAGTGACAAGTGGATTTTGCACCactcaaacacaggaaatagatggctGAAAAGGACAGATCCTCACTAAGAGCATTCATAAGTCCCCTCGTCCCTCCCTCCACCTATCCATGCATTTTTTAATTACCCTTATTAGTAAATAGGCTCACAGGCTTTCATCTCTCCAACTCCCTCTTTCCACAACTCTCTTTTCATCCCCGCCTTTCTTTAACAGGTATGAGCGACATCAGTACCTTGTCAACATGCACTCCTCTCATTTTTGTAATTGTcttttctccttttctctttcttcctctatCTCTTTGATGGTGACCACTTACTCTCCCAAAAGTCTTCCTGCCTGTCTCTCattgcatgtctgtctgtttctctgtctgtctgtctgtgaggaagataaaatattaaaacattctaaTTTGTGAAGCATATCTTCATTTCCTCATGTTTTTTCTTTCCTTTCACTACCAGGCTATCTTCTCTGTATTGTTCCTATTTCTAATCTTTGAAACATTCCTTATTTTGCTGTCTATCTCTGTCAATTTACTAGTCACTGTTCACAATATAATCCATGGCCTATTGCactgtgaaaagagagagagggggagagagagagaaagaggtgagggAGATTAGATTAGATTACATACAGGGTTTAGGAGACAGAAActgcacagagaaacacagagagacaaagagacaagaCCAAGGTTGCTGTCTGTATCCTGCCATTGAAGGGACACCAGGTTTGTGGGGTGTAGATGTAGTTAGAATGTGTGCTGCTATTGCATGACTGAAGGTGTTATTATTGAATATTGTACGTTAGGATGAAAAGTAATGCTTGCattgtaattgtgtgtgtgtgtgtgtgtgtgtgtgtgtgtgtgtgtgtgtgtgtgtgtgtgtgtgtgtgtgtgtgtgtgtgtgtgtgtgtgtgaaagcatGGATATGGACTTGGAGAGGATCATTCAGTGCATCAAACAAGGAGACCAGGACAGTGTCCAGATACACCTGGACCACTACAACACTCAGGTACTACACTGCCTATGTTACTATGACTACCACACTACTGTAACCAACTGTCTGTAACCATGACTACCACACCATGTGGCTGTCTGTTTCCATGACTACAATTCTCCATGACTGCACCATGTATCCTTGACTGTTTTCTAataccctctccttctctttctctttccaattctctttctccctccctcccacataTCTTCCCCACAGTATGCTGAATGCTTCTTCTTCAATATTGAGGAGAGGGAAAGAAGAAAGGTGAGGACGAGGAAAAGACTTGAACTATTCTTTATTTCTGTCATTCCTTTGCATCGTTTCTCCATTGCCTCTCTTTCATTCTTCCATCATCCCTTAATTTCTATTTCTTTCGCCCTCTgtcctttctcatctctctctctgtctattccccTGGCCTGTCCCTGCCCTCTCAGTGTCAGGCCACCAGAGGCTCAGATTAACCATGTAATTAGACAAAATCCTGCTCATCCCCCGCCACTCATCTTTATCTCTCTTTCGCTCATACTCCATCCCtgtccttctcctcccctccctgtctcgCTGTCCTGTCTATCTCCTgtcctctttctttccttctttatttctctctctttctcacatccaactgggcacagacgtcatttcaatatctagttttgatttacatttggttgtgtTGTCAAATAACGTGAATTGAATGTGACATCAACAAAAAAGATCACAATGTCATTGAGTTGGGTAACAGAAAATACAAAATtcccttatgttgatgacttcttgaaaatccaatcagttttccatgttgattcaacgttATCacattgaatatttttttttaaatgaaataggAACAATGtagattcaaccagtttttgtccAGTGGGATGGTTCTTTGCCACCTCCCTCCCCTACAGTAGTCTTCTCCCTATCATCCCTTCCTTTCCCTCTCTTCTGTCATCCCCCTcagctcctctcttctctctctgtcgtaTCTCTTCATAATGTTAATGATGTCATTATTCATCATTTCTATGTCTTCTTTCTTCCACCTATAATGGCTCTACTATAATGGCTGTGCAAATGACTGCAGCAAAAAGAGCTGGATGAGGTAAAAAGACAAACTCATTACAccatcagaaagagagagagataggaatactggggagagagagagacagagagaaaagaatagagagaaaagggaagagagagggagggggaagctGAGCTGACAGGTCCTTACTCTACATTACACTAATCTCCATTCAGCGCAGTGTTTCATTAGTgggtgtatgcgtgtgtgtgtaagtgcgtgcctatgtgtgtgtgtgtgtgtgtgtggcctacgtaagtgtgtgtgtgtatgtgtgtgtactccaAAGCTAATTGTGTGTAATGACTCAACCTACTCCCCCCATTAACCTTCACCAGTTCAGGAAGAACAAAATGAGGGACTTTGTTCCTGACTCGGACTCTGATTTCAACTCAGACTCAGATGACGCTGAGGACCCGGATCTCCTTCTCAGACGGGtgagtcagggtgtgtgtgtgcatgtatttcTCTATTTCTACCTATTGCTCTTTTCAGTTAAACtgaattctcctctcctctccccagagGCTGGCTGCAGCCCTGGTGTGGTTTATCCGTACCCAGCTCCAGCCGGGGGTTCTGAGAGTGACCCTGCATACGCTACGTATCCTGTCCCGTGACCGACAGGCTCTGGCGCCCCTGGTGACCGACACCGCCCTCCTCACCCTAGCCCACTTGGGTGGCATAACCTCCCTGCCCATCCCCGAAGGCCAGGAGGAAGACGAAGAGGAAGGTCATGATGCCGAGAGAGAAGATTACGGCTATGTCCTCGGTGACGTCAGTTCGGATGCCTGTAAACAGAGCGACACAGAGGCCAGTGAGTGCAGTAGGGGCGCTAATGCTAATGCTAGCTCGTTAGTGGTTAGCAATGTGGATGCTAACGTTGTCGGTGCTAGCCCGACCCAGCACTCCTTGGCCCAGGCTTCCACTCAGACCTGTCCAGTCCTGGTTACGGCCAACAACAGCCAAGGTGGAGCAACGACATCGCCATCAGTGACCAGGGACCCCTGCTGCATCCTCAGTACGGAAACCTGCCATGGCAACCTGCGCTCTGTCTCCACGGAAACCTGCACTGCCGAGCACCACTGCTCTCCGGGTCATGGAGCTCTGGTGCGCGGAAAGAAGGATGCCCGGGAAGAGATGGATGAAGAGGAGGACAAAGAAGATAAAGAGGAAGATGACCAGGTGGGGAGGAGGGAGGCCCTGAAAGCCCTTTGTAATATAATCTACAACAGTCAGAGGGCGCAAGAGAGGGTCAGCGCTCTGAGGTGAGGGAGAGCAACTGTTGGAGTACAGCAAAAACGATTTCTAGTATGGCATcacttccctcatctctctctctctctctctctctctctctctctctctctctctctctctctctctctctctctctctctctctctcagactgcTCTCTGGTCTATCAGACAAGCTGAAGCAGGGGATCAGTGCCAAAGCTCTTCCCAGTGGTCAGTTTTATGAACTACGGCTGCTCTTCCTGCTGACGGCTCTGAGGCCAGAGCTCAGGGTGCAACTCCAGCAGGTAACAGCCTAGAGGAGGATGGAGTTGTGGTTTCCCTGCTAATGGTTAGGCGTATGATTTGGGAtgggtaggcctactgtatgccCCTCTCTCctgccatctctccatctctctttcttttctctctctccatatccccctgtctctctttgTCAGGAGCGAGGGGTGTCCATGCTGACTGCAGCTCTGGAGCAGTGTCTGTCTGCGCGGTGGGGGGAAGAGTACGAGGTGCTGAGCGACCACAGTGCGCCCCCTGTCTCTAAGGAGGTGTCACAGCGAGCTGTGGAGATCCTCAAGACCCTGTTCAACATCACATACAGCTTCCACAGACAGGAGCCAGACGAGGTGGGTGGAGGAGAGTCCCATAGAATTCAAATGTGGCTTTGTCCCAAATAGCATGATCTATTCCAATATCTGTACCTTGTCTGTCTTCTATGGGGCATCCTTGGCTTTTAGTTTGTGAGTAGGTAAGAGTAGGTAGCTAGGAGCTATCTCAAAATACTAATCCAGTATTTTTTAAGCTAAGACTGGGGGTTAGTTTAAACTGATCCTAGAACTGTGGTCAGGAGGCCTTTTTAAAGTCTCTTCTTTTCTTTGTGTGCCTCTCAGGAGGATGCAGCTCTCTATCGCCGCCTGGCTGCAGTGCTACGTCACTGCCTGCTGCTGACCTGTGACGGAGAAGAACTCACTGAGGAGTTACAGGGGTATGTACGAGGGCTTCTGCTGTCCCCTCTTCTGTTGTATATCCATGCATTTGTATTTGCATCTTTCTTTTGAAAGTAATGGTGGCCATTCTAGGTGTTGTCTAAATGTTTCCTTTTTCATGGCGAAGTAGGAAGATATGTTCTGAATCATTTCGAAATGGGTGCCATTTCAGGTTTGCCCCATGTCTCCTTACCTCTGATCCCTGACCCTTAACCCTTGACGTTTAACCTATAACCCTCCTTAGGCACACAGTGAATGTGCTCTCTGCCCTACCCCTACAATGTCTGGACGTGCTGCTGTCTGTGCGTCTGACGGAGGGTTCACAGGAGTGGGAGGGGGTCAACATGGACACTGTCCACACCCTACTCACCTTCATGGAGAGACGCCTGGACAGGGTGAggcagaggaagagggaggaagggactgagagagagaggaaagtggggaggaaaggagggaggaaccTATCTCATATGAGGATGCTGTTTGCTTCCCCATGGTGTACAGTGGAGGGTTGCATCTCAATAGAGCATAGCTATGGAAGCATACCGGGTGTGTATAAAGGGTCATAAGCTGACAAAATCACCTATGAATTTGTTATGAAGGGTCAGAAGTTGAAGGAGAAGCTGACTCCAGTCCTGAATCTGTTGACTGAGAGCTGCCGCGCGCACCGTGAGACACGCCACTACCTCAGACAACAGGTACTGCTCTCAACTGTTGGGCTGAAACTCAAACTGAATATTGTGGCTTTAATACAGTATGATAATGTTAGTCTGATGTTCGGTTTACATTGTTGTGTTGGAGAAGCCTGCTTCGACTTGTGATATTGGGGCCTCTGTCTGCCCCCTCCCTACATGGGTTCTGGATAGCAGCTAACTGGTTGTGCAGGTTTTTGCTCCCACCCAgcactaacacctgcctctgccTGTCCACCGCTACAGATCCTCCCCCCTCTGAGGGACGTGGCCCTAAGGCCGGAGCAGGGGGCCACAGTGAGGGGACGTCTGGTGCGCTTGATGACCCACATGGACACGGACATCAAGCACTGTGCTGCCGAGCTCCTCTTTGTGCTCTGCAAAGAGAACGGTGCCCACATCATATCACACACCTGTCACACTTACTATCTCCTAATTTCAAAGTAACTCTTAGTGAGAAGAACCCACTCGTATCACAGCATACTTATTAACCCCTCATAGCACATGTAGTAACTCAtataactcccccccccccccccccccccccccgcttcatCTCTGTTTCAGTTAGTGACTATCCAAGTGTGTGAAATAGATGGATGTTGCCAtcttatgtttctctctctctgtctgtctctcagtgagTCGTTTTGTGAAGTACACAGGCTATGGTAACGCAGCAGGTTTGCTGGCAGCGAGGGGCTTGCTGAGTGGAGGTCAGGTGACCCACGCCCAGTACTCTAGCGACTCAGACTCTGACACAGAGGAATACAGGTGTGTAAAACAACCATTGATAATGTCACAAACACAACACTTTGTAATACTGTATAGGGACACAATGCATCTTTAGGCTTGTGTTACATTACTCTGACTGATAGATTCGACTTGGAACTATCAAAACGGCATAAATCGGAGCATGCAACAGAAGCAATTTTCAATTGTTAGGAGTGGACAGTATTTACAAGGGAGGTGTTTGTAACTGTGTTCCACAGGGAAGCTAAGAGGCGCATCAACCCAGTGacggggagggtggaggaggagcagCCAGACCCCATGGAGGGAATGACGgagcaggagaaagagcaggaggcACTAAGACTCATCAGCCTGTTCAATAGGCTCTCacggtgtgtgtgtatttgtgtgtgtgtgtgtctgtgagtacaTATCTGTTTCAGCTAGTGACTAGCCAAGTGTGTGAAATAGATGGATGTTGccaatttctctctttctccctctgtctctctctcagggacAAGATCATCCAACCAGTGGGAGTGATGACAGGGGGGGGACTGGAGCCCCTGTGTGGTCAGATGAGGGGGAGCACTGTGGAAGAGGTGGaatcagagggagagagtgaggaagagagggaaaagtAGGGAGGTTAGAAAATAAAAGTGAGAGATAGGAGGGTGATTACAAGAATTTACAGCATATAGGATGGTGAAGAGACAGAAAGAGTAAGAGAGATAGAGGTTGGTTTGTATTTATATAGCACAGtcgtggaaaaagtacccaattgtcatacttgagtaaaagtgaagataccttaatagaaaatgactgaagtgaaagtcacccagtaaaaagtATCTGGTTTatcaagtatcaaaagtaaaagacaATGCTAAaaaatacacttaagtatcaaaattaaaagTAAATGCTCTAAAtcctttcaaattccttatattaagcaaaccagactgaacaattgatttgatttttatttatttatggatagccaggggcacactccaacagtcagacataattcacaaacgaagcatttgtgtttaatgagtccaccagatcagaagcTGTAGGGATGACCACCGGTTTTCTTGATAAGTGCTTGAATTTaataagcattcgaaatgtaacaagtacttttgggtgtcagggaaaatgtatgggagtcaaaaacaacatattttatttaggaatgtgttggagtaaaagtaaaagttgtaaaaaatataaataataaagtaccgataccccccaaaaatacttaagtagtacttcaaagtattttttgcTTAGTTACTTTACGCCACTGATATAGAGCCTTTCCTCCATTTACCTGAAAGCACTTTACTTCGGAGCATGTGTCTGTACCCCACCTCATCTGTCACTATGTGTAGCACTAGTCTGAAAGTACTGTATACGGTAGCATCACGCACCAAAACACCACTCTTAGAATCACTGTTTAGCCAGGTACATTCATTGAGAAGAAAATTTTAAAAACACTAGAAAAAAGACAAGAAGCAGAGAATAGAGTCCTCAGATTCCTTGGCAATCGTAGTGTTGTTTAGCTTCCATATCCTTTATTTTTCCACTCTGGTTCCTCTCCTGGAGATATGTTATGTTCAAGGGTGCAATGCCATTTGCTTGTAACAGGGGATATATCTGGTTGAGTGTGTGGTATGTTTGTGTTCCTGTACCTGTACTTGAACACTCCACCCAACCAAGGAGACAATCCACTCTGAGGACATTATCCCAATGTGGAACAGATATCCCAATTGGACTGGAGAGGGAATAACAGGTCCATGATGATTGTAATCAATGATGTGGGAGCAGTTATTGTGCAGGTGTCTGTCCCTGTCATGTGATGGGAAAGGGGTATCACTACTTTTGAGTAACATGCTTTTTCCTGTTCCGACATGTTGTCATTCATTCCACTGCGTATATACTTCCTTTCCCCTCCAACATTTGCTGTAGTGTAAAATGCATATGGTTTCTCATGTTGAAATATAAATAAACCATTCCTGCTGTACTGCACTGTCACCGTGTCTGCCTTGGATAGGAAAAATAATCAATAG
Coding sequences within it:
- the si:ch211-195b15.7 gene encoding synembryn-A, which produces MDMDLERIIQCIKQGDQDSVQIHLDHYNTQYAECFFFNIEERERRKRLAAALVWFIRTQLQPGVLRVTLHTLRILSRDRQALAPLVTDTALLTLAHLGGITSLPIPEGQEEDEEEEDKEEDDQVGRREALKALCNIIYNSQRAQERVSALRLLSGLSDKLKQGISAKALPSGQFYELRLLFLLTALRPELRVQLQQERGVSMLTAALEQCLSARWGEEYEVLSDHSAPPVSKEVSQRAVEILKTLFNITYSFHRQEPDEEDAALYRRLAAVLRHCLLLTCDGEELTEELQGHTVNVLSALPLQCLDVLLSVRLTEGSQEWEGVNMDTVHTLLTFMERRLDRGQKLKEKLTPVLNLLTESCRAHRETRHYLRQQILPPLRDVALRPEQGATVRGRLVRLMTHMDTDIKHCAAELLFVLCKENVSRFVKYTGYGNAAGLLAARGLLSGGQVTHAQYSSDSDSDTEEYREAKRRINPVTGRVEEEQPDPMEGMTEQEKEQEALRLISLFNRLSRDKIIQPVGVMTGGGLEPLCGQMRGSTVEEVESEGESEEEREK